CCGGTCGGCGACAGGCTGCGCTTCGAGGAACAGGCCGGCATTGTCGAGGTCAGCCTACAGCGCAGCGGTGGACGTGTTACGGCCACTGCCATCCGCGCGCCGCAACCGCTGACGGTCGGCGATGCCATCGCCGCAGAAACCATCGCCCGCTGCGTTTCTCTCGATCCCGGCGCCGTCGCCGTGGCCACCCACGCCCCGGTCTTTGCCTCCGTCGGCCTCAACTTCGCCGTCGCAGAGTTGAACGGCATCGAAACCTTGGCCGCCGCCCGCCCGAACCTTGCCGGCTTCCAGCAAGCCGCCGGCACGCAGACGACAAGGGGTCACGATTTCTCGCTCTTCCTGTATGTCCGTTCATCCGACGATCCATGGAAGATTCGTGCCCGCATGTTCGCGCCCCTCGACAACGTGCCCGAAGATCCGGCGACCGGCAGCGCCTCGGCAGCGCTGGCCGCCTATCTCGTCACGCTTGCGCCGGAGACTGACATGAACGTTCGCGTCTCCATCGAACAGGGCGTCGAAATGGGCCGCCGCAGCATTATTGCTCTTGATGTGGCGAAATCCGGCGGCACCGTTACCGACGTCGTCATCTCGGGAAGCTGCGTTGCCGTCATGCGCGGCGAAATCATCCTGCAGGACTGACGATCACGACCGGGACTTGGATCCCGGATCTACATCAGGAAGTCGCGCGACAGCAGCGCCACTGCCCATATGCCGAAGGCGATCAGCGCGATCTTCCAGAAATCCACCCGCCGTCTGAGGCCGGGAAGCCCGAGCGGCTTGATCACCTGTATCGCCATGGCAAGGATGAGCGGCAAGGCTATCAGCTTTGTCATGCTTTATTTTTTCCGTTTTTCGGAATGCCACAGGACGGACATTTTTCCGCGCGAACAAGAGGATCACACACGCCGTAAAGGCATTCCGGGGCACAATCAATCATCTTGAGACTGGGCAGGCGCAGGTCTCGCCTTATGTCCGTTTACAATCGCTGAGACCGAGTCTGGGGAAATGAAGAGAAATCTGCTGTCCGTCGCTGCGTTGCTCTTTGGCACGCTCTTCCTTTTCATGGGCAATGGTCTGCAGGGCATCCTGCTTCCCGTGCGCGGCAATCTCGAAGGCTACGCCACGACGACGCTCGGCCTGCTTGGCACCTCGTGGGCCGGCGGCTTCGTCGTCGGCTGCCTGGTGGCGCCGAAACTGGTGCGCCGCGTCGGCCATGTCAGAGCCTTCTCCGGTTTCATCTCGATCATCGCCATCATCGCGCTGGTCAGCGGCATCATCATCGATCCGTTCTGGTGGGTGATCCTGCGCGCCGTCACCGGCTTCTCCACCGCCGGCACGTCGATGATCATCGAAAGCTGGCTGAACGAGCGCGCCAGCAACGAGAGCCGCGGTGCGATCTTCTCGCTTTATAT
This DNA window, taken from Rhizobium etli CFN 42, encodes the following:
- a CDS encoding PhzF family phenazine biosynthesis protein is translated as MNTLSYVTVDVFTSTRFEGNPLAVISDAQGLSDAAMQKIATEFNYSEVTFVLPPEDPRNSARVRIFTPTMEIPFAGHPNVGTAYVLGQRTEIFGKPVGDRLRFEEQAGIVEVSLQRSGGRVTATAIRAPQPLTVGDAIAAETIARCVSLDPGAVAVATHAPVFASVGLNFAVAELNGIETLAAARPNLAGFQQAAGTQTTRGHDFSLFLYVRSSDDPWKIRARMFAPLDNVPEDPATGSASAALAAYLVTLAPETDMNVRVSIEQGVEMGRRSIIALDVAKSGGTVTDVVISGSCVAVMRGEIILQD